A genomic segment from Armatimonadota bacterium encodes:
- a CDS encoding crossover junction endodeoxyribonuclease RuvC yields the protein MTILGFDPGTAITGYGVLRQEGQKLKALTFGCITTPANLAAPRRLQRIYEEVCRLLEEYQPDVVVTERLFFNRNETTALSVGRTIGVILLAVAQRDVEWVEYTPLQVKTTVVGYGGAEKKQIQYMVTKLLGLSETPKPDDAADALAVALCHAHSAWARGLEARGR from the coding sequence ATGACCATTCTCGGCTTCGATCCCGGCACAGCCATCACAGGCTACGGCGTTTTGCGGCAGGAGGGGCAGAAGCTGAAGGCGTTGACCTTCGGTTGTATCACCACGCCTGCCAATCTCGCCGCGCCCCGCCGACTGCAGCGCATCTACGAAGAGGTCTGCCGTTTGCTGGAGGAATACCAGCCGGATGTGGTGGTCACCGAGAGGCTCTTTTTTAACCGCAACGAGACCACCGCGCTGAGCGTGGGGCGAACGATAGGGGTCATTCTGCTGGCGGTAGCACAGCGGGATGTCGAGTGGGTGGAGTATACACCGTTACAGGTCAAAACGACAGTGGTCGGCTACGGTGGTGCGGAAAAAAAGCAGATACAGTATATGGTCACGAAGCTGCTGGGGCTCTCCGAAACACCCAAGCCCGATGATGCTGCCGACGCACTTGCGGTGGCATTGTGCCATGCGCACAGCGCGTGGGCGAGGGGACTGGAAGCGCGCGGGAGGTAA
- a CDS encoding peptidase M16, translating into MSRSRRALSPGEGRGFVRGVYCLALTVIAWCLCWTADASVPPTGIEYPPLQYSLPKPERITLPNGVVVYLLEDHDLPLVDVEVRLRGGRLYEPTQKAGLSTVFIRAWRNGGTLARSPEAFHTALEDMAAILDITDEGDTIGITLSTLTRDWRKGLGLLAEWIRTPAFHEEQVNLAKARTIEEIRRRHDDIAGIASREFAGLVYGVDHPLGRLPTVQTVQRITRRDLLEWHRKLVTPRNLWIAVTGDIDRRAVLEEIRRLFGHWNGTQPALPPVPLPKERSAVMGFIAKQAEQAHVRVGHLGVPRGIPERAALDVLNYILGGSFTSRLTQEIRDKRGLAYAVWSSFAPANPRGLFVMGCQTKSESAEEVIQQMKEQARRLTEEPPSEEELQQAKESLINSFVFRFPTASDAVSAQMLLEIHGLPHDTYDTYITRVQAVTAQDVLAVARKTIHPDRLMVLVVGDGKRLAQVAAQAKRLQAR; encoded by the coding sequence ATGAGTAGAAGCCGTCGTGCTTTGTCCCCTGGGGAAGGGCGAGGTTTCGTCCGAGGCGTTTATTGCCTGGCGCTCACAGTGATCGCATGGTGCTTGTGCTGGACGGCAGACGCTTCCGTCCCACCTACCGGTATCGAGTACCCTCCCCTGCAGTATTCCCTGCCGAAGCCGGAACGCATCACGTTGCCGAACGGCGTGGTGGTCTACCTGCTGGAGGACCACGATCTGCCGCTGGTAGATGTGGAGGTGCGTCTGCGTGGAGGGCGGCTGTACGAGCCGACACAGAAAGCGGGGCTGAGTACCGTTTTCATACGAGCCTGGCGAAACGGAGGCACTCTTGCCCGCTCGCCAGAGGCGTTCCATACCGCCCTGGAGGACATGGCAGCGATTCTGGACATCACCGACGAGGGGGACACCATCGGCATCACCCTCTCCACACTGACGAGGGACTGGCGTAAAGGGCTGGGTTTGCTCGCGGAGTGGATACGAACTCCTGCGTTTCACGAGGAGCAAGTGAACCTGGCGAAGGCGCGTACCATCGAGGAGATCCGGCGTCGTCACGACGATATCGCAGGAATCGCCAGCCGGGAGTTTGCCGGACTGGTGTACGGGGTAGACCACCCGCTGGGACGGTTGCCCACTGTACAAACGGTTCAGAGGATAACGCGCCGTGATCTGCTGGAATGGCACCGCAAGCTGGTGACGCCTCGCAACCTCTGGATCGCGGTCACTGGTGACATCGATCGGCGGGCGGTGCTCGAGGAGATACGTCGGTTGTTTGGTCACTGGAACGGCACTCAGCCTGCGCTGCCTCCGGTTCCGTTGCCCAAAGAGCGGAGCGCCGTGATGGGTTTCATTGCGAAGCAGGCAGAGCAAGCGCATGTGCGCGTGGGGCATTTGGGGGTGCCTCGCGGCATTCCTGAGCGTGCTGCGCTGGACGTGCTGAACTACATCCTGGGCGGGTCATTCACCTCACGACTCACCCAGGAGATACGCGATAAACGAGGGCTGGCTTATGCGGTGTGGAGCAGCTTCGCGCCTGCCAATCCGAGAGGGCTGTTTGTGATGGGATGTCAGACCAAAAGCGAGTCGGCGGAGGAGGTTATCCAGCAGATGAAGGAACAGGCGCGTCGCCTCACCGAGGAGCCACCCAGCGAGGAAGAGCTGCAGCAGGCGAAGGAAAGCCTCATCAACTCCTTTGTCTTCCGCTTCCCGACGGCGAGTGATGCTGTCTCCGCGCAGATGCTTCTGGAAATACACGGACTGCCCCATGACACCTATGATACCTACATCACGCGCGTACAGGCGGTTACCGCGCAGGACGTGCTGGCGGTGGCGCGAAAGACTATCCATCCTGACCGCCTGATGGTGCTGGTTGTTGGCGACGGCAAAAGACTGGCACAGGTGGCAGCGCAGGCGAAGCGGCTACAGGCAAGGTAA